From the Toxotes jaculatrix isolate fToxJac2 chromosome 15, fToxJac2.pri, whole genome shotgun sequence genome, one window contains:
- the myo1b gene encoding unconventional myosin-Ib isoform X4: protein MEVKTSLLDNMIGVGDMVLLEPLSEDSFLENLKNRFDHSEIYTYIGSVVISMNPYRSLPIYTPDKVEEYRNRNFYELSPHIYALADEAYRSLRDQDKDQCILITGESGAGKTEASKLVMSYVAAVCGKGQEVNKVKEQLLQSNPVLEAFGNAKTVRNDNSSRFGKYMDIEFDFKGDPLGGVISNYLLEKSRVVKQPRGERNFHVFYQLLSGASDDTLKKLKLYRDFSKYNYLSLDSAVVNGLDDAANFRTVRNAMQIVGFMEDEVQSVLELVAAVLKLGNIEFKPESRCNGTDESRIKDKNDLKEMCELLGIEQSVLERAFSYRTVEAKMEKVSTTLNVAQAYYARDALAKNLYSRLFSWLVTRINESIKAQTKTRHKVMGVLDIYGFEIFEDNSFEQFIINYCNEKLQQIFIELTLREEQEEYVREGIEWTNIEYFNNAIICDLIENNQNGILAMLDEECLRPGTVTDETFLDKLNTVCAEHQHFESRLSKNSKFLNDHSLPHSCFRIQHYAGKVLYRVEGFVDKNNDLLYRDLSQAMYKANHSLIKQLFPEGNPAKVNLKRPPTAGFQFKASVGTLMRNLQTKNPNYIRCIKPNDKKASHIFTESLVRHQVRYLGLMENVRVRRAGYAFRQAYEPCLERYKMLCKRTWPHWRGPAREGVEVLMADLQVPAEEFSYGRSKIFIRNPRTLFFLEERRRQCLQDLATLIQKIYRGWKCRSQFLLLKQSQIVVAAWYRRYAQQKKYQRIKSATTVVQSYTRGWQARKLLRELKYQKRCEEAATTIAAYWHGTQARMELRRLKQEARNKHAVTVIWAYWQGTKARRELRRLKEEARRKHAVAVIWAYWQGLKVRREYRKYFRANAGKKIYDFTIQRILQKYFLGLKSTMPSMSPIDKNWPARPYLFLDGTHTELRRIFHLWRCKKYRSQFTEEKKAVYEEKLEASEIFKDKKALYPSSVSQPFKGDYLEISKNPKYQKLSSAMDEKVLLADVVNKINRANGKGTARIFLLTKKSVVLADQKTGQVKASVPLPDLTSVSVSTQSDGFFALKLKEGSASAVKGDFLLSSEHLIEIITKLHRIGATAADREQLNVDISDEFLVQFKQDKVCVKFIQGAPKNGNSVSCKRKNNRLLEVSVPSTA from the exons CTATGCTTTGGCAGATGAGGCCTATCGTTCACTGAGGGACCAGGACAAGGATCAGTGCATCCTCATCACAGGGGAGAGTGGGGCTGGGAAAACTG aggCCAGCAAGCTGGTGATGTCATATGTGGCAGCGGTGTGTGGGAAGGGCCAGGAGGTGAATAAGGTCAaagaacagctgctgcagtccaACCCTGTGCTGGAGG CTTTTGGAAACGCCAAAACTGTGAGGAATGACAACTCATCCAGATTT GGAAAGTACATGGACATTGAATTTGACTTCAAAGGAGATCCTCTGGGTGGAGTCATCAGCAACT ATCTGCTGGAGAAGTCACGTGTGGTGAAACAgccaagaggagagaggaactTCCACGTCTTTTATCAGCTCTTGTCTGGAGCCTCCGACGACACACTCA AGAAGCTGAAGCTGTACCGGGACTTCAGCAAGTACAACTACCTGAGTCTGGACTCAGCCGTGGTCAATGGGCTGGATGATGCAGCCAACTTCAGGACAGTCAGA AATGCCATGCAGATTGTGGGCTTCATGGAGGACGAGGTGCAGTCGGTGCTGGAGCTGGTGGCGGCCGTGCTGAAGCTCGGCAATATCGAGTTCAAGCCAGAGTCGCGCTGTAATGGTACAGATGAGAGTCGCATCAAAGACAAAAACG ATTTGAAGGAGATGTGTGAGCTGCTCGGGATTGAACAGTCAGTGCTGGAGAGGGCATTCAGTTACCGCACAGTAGAGGCCAAGATGGAGAAAGTGTCCACGACCCTGAATGTGGCCCAG GCCTACTATGCCAGAGATGCCCTTGCCAAAAATCTCTACAGTCGTCTGTTTAGCTGGCTAGTTACCAGGATCAACGAAAGCATCAAA GCACAAACTAAAACTCGACACAAGGTCATGGGTGTCCTGGACATCTATGGCTTTGAGATATTTGAG GACAACAGCTTTGAGCAGTTTATCATCAACTACTGCAacgagaagctgcagcagatcTTCATTGAGCTGACCCTGCGCGAAGAGCAGGAAGAATATGTCAGAGAG gGCATCGAGTGGACTAACATTGAATATTTCAACAACGCTATTATCTGCGACCTCATTGAGAAT AACCAAAATGGCATCTTGGCCATGTTGGATGAGGAGTGCCTGAGGCCTGGGACAGTCACAGATGAGACCTTCCTGGACAAACTTAACACTGTCTGTGCTGAGCACCAACACTTTGAGAGTCGCCTCAGCAAGAATTCGAAGTTTCTCAACGACCACAGCCTGCCACACAGTTGCTTCCGCATCCAGCACTACGCCGGCAAG GTGTTGTACCGCGTCGAGGGATTTGTAGACAAGAACAACGACCTGTTATACAGAGACCTGTCACAGGCCATGTACAAGGCTAACCACAGCCTCATCAAACAGCTGTTCCCTGAGGGCAACCCTGCCAAAGTCAACCTGAAGAGACCACCCACTGCTGGATTCCAGTTCAAAGCATCAGTGGGCACTCTGATGAGGAACCTGCAGACCAAGAACCCAAACTACATCCG CTGCATCAAGCCCAATGACAAGAAGGCATCCCACATCTTCACCGAGTCTCTGGTGCGCCATCAGGTGCGCTACCTGGGCCTGATGGAGAATGTCCGTGTGCGGAGAGCAGGCTATGCCTTCCGCCAGGCCTATGAGCCCTGCCTGGAACGCTACAAAATGCTCTGCAAACGGACCTGGCCCCATTGGAGAGGGCCTGCCAg GGAAGGAGTGGAGGTGCTGATGGCCGACCTCCAGGTTCCAGCAGAAGAGTTTTCCTATGGTCGCTCCAAGATCTTCATCAGGAACCCAAGAACG CTCTTCTtcttggaggagaggaggaggcaatgCCTGCAAGACCTGGCCACGCTCATTCAGAAGATCTACCGTGGCTGGAAGTGCCGCAGTCAgttcctgctgctgaaacagaGCCAGATAGTGGTGGCAGCATGGTACCGTCGATATGCG CAACAAAAGAAGTACCAGAGGATCAAGAGCGCCACCACTGTGGTGCAGTCCTACACCAGAGGATGGCAG GCCCGCAAACTCCTGAGAGAGCTGAAATATCAGAAGAGATGTGAAGAGGCAGCGACCACCATCGCAGCCTACTGGCACGGCACCCAG GCTCGGATGGAGCTGCGACGTCTAAAACAAGAGGCGCGGAATAAACATGCTGTGACAGTTATTTGGGCATACTGGCAGGGAACCAAG GCTCGCAGGGAGCTGAGGAGACTGAAGGAAGAGGCCAGACGTAAGCATGCTGTCGCTGTGATTTGGGCCTACTGGCAGGGACTCAAG GTCCGCAGAGAGTACAGAAAATACTTCAGGGCAAATGCAGGCAAGAAGATCTATGACTTCACCATCCAGAGAATT CTGCAAAAGTACTTCCTGGGTCTGAAGAGCACCATGCCCTCCATGTCACCCATAGACAAGAACTGGCCTGCTAGGCCTTATCTCTTCCTGGATGGAACCCACACAGAGCTCCGGAGAATCTTCCATCTCTGGAGG tgcaAGAAATACAGGAGCCagttcacagaggagaagaaggcgGTGTATGAGGAGAAGCTGGAGGCAAGTGAGATCTTCAAGGATAAAAAGGCTCTCTACCCAAGCAG tgTGAGCCAGCCCTTCAAAGGAGATTACCTGGAGATCAGCAAGAACCCCAAGTATCAGAAACTCAGCAGTGCTATGGATGAGAAGGTTCTGCTGGCTGATGTGGTTAACAAGATTAACAGAGCTAATGGCAAG GGAACAGCTCGAATCTTCCTGCTGACTAAGAAGAGCGTCGTCCTGGCTGACCAGAAGACAGGCCAAGTGAAGGCTAGTGTCCCTCTGCCAGATCTCACTAGTGTGTCGGTCAGCACACAGAGTGATGGCTTCTTTGCTCTCAAACTCAAAGAG GgctcagcctcagcagtcaAAGGAGACTTCTTGCTCAGCAGTGAGCACCTAATCGAGATCATCACCAAGCTCCACCGCATTGGAGCCACGGCTGCAGACAGGGAGCAGCTCAACGTTGACATCTCAGACGA GTTTCTGGTGCAGTTCAAGCAGGACAAAGTATGTGTGAAATTCATCCAGGGAGCCCCCAAGAATGGCAACAGTGTGTCCTGCAAGCGCAAGAACAACCGCCTGCTGGAGGTGTCGGTGCCCTCGACAGCATAA
- the myo1b gene encoding unconventional myosin-Ib isoform X5, whose protein sequence is MEVKTSLLDNMIGVGDMVLLEPLSEDSFLENLKNRFDHSEIYTYIGSVVISMNPYRSLPIYTPDKVEEYRNRNFYELSPHIYALADEAYRSLRDQDKDQCILITGESGAGKTEASKLVMSYVAAVCGKGQEVNKVKEQLLQSNPVLEAFGNAKTVRNDNSSRFGKYMDIEFDFKGDPLGGVISNYLLEKSRVVKQPRGERNFHVFYQLLSGASDDTLKKLKLYRDFSKYNYLSLDSAVVNGLDDAANFRTVRNAMQIVGFMEDEVQSVLELVAAVLKLGNIEFKPESRCNGTDESRIKDKNDLKEMCELLGIEQSVLERAFSYRTVEAKMEKVSTTLNVAQAYYARDALAKNLYSRLFSWLVTRINESIKAQTKTRHKVMGVLDIYGFEIFEDGDNSFEQFIINYCNEKLQQIFIELTLREEQEEYVREGIEWTNIEYFNNAIICDLIENNQNGILAMLDEECLRPGTVTDETFLDKLNTVCAEHQHFESRLSKNSKFLNDHSLPHSCFRIQHYAGKVLYRVEGFVDKNNDLLYRDLSQAMYKANHSLIKQLFPEGNPAKVNLKRPPTAGFQFKASVGTLMRNLQTKNPNYIRCIKPNDKKASHIFTESLVRHQVRYLGLMENVRVRRAGYAFRQAYEPCLERYKMLCKRTWPHWRGPAREGVEVLMADLQVPAEEFSYGRSKIFIRNPRTLFFLEERRRQCLQDLATLIQKIYRGWKCRSQFLLLKQSQIVVAAWYRRYAQQKKYQRIKSATTVVQSYTRGWQARKLLRELKYQKRCEEAATTIAAYWHGTQARRELRRLKEEARRKHAVAVIWAYWQGLKVRREYRKYFRANAGKKIYDFTIQRILQKYFLGLKSTMPSMSPIDKNWPARPYLFLDGTHTELRRIFHLWRCKKYRSQFTEEKKAVYEEKLEASEIFKDKKALYPSSVSQPFKGDYLEISKNPKYQKLSSAMDEKVLLADVVNKINRANGKGTARIFLLTKKSVVLADQKTGQVKASVPLPDLTSVSVSTQSDGFFALKLKEGSASAVKGDFLLSSEHLIEIITKLHRIGATAADREQLNVDISDEFLVQFKQDKVCVKFIQGAPKNGNSVSCKRKNNRLLEVSVPSTA, encoded by the exons CTATGCTTTGGCAGATGAGGCCTATCGTTCACTGAGGGACCAGGACAAGGATCAGTGCATCCTCATCACAGGGGAGAGTGGGGCTGGGAAAACTG aggCCAGCAAGCTGGTGATGTCATATGTGGCAGCGGTGTGTGGGAAGGGCCAGGAGGTGAATAAGGTCAaagaacagctgctgcagtccaACCCTGTGCTGGAGG CTTTTGGAAACGCCAAAACTGTGAGGAATGACAACTCATCCAGATTT GGAAAGTACATGGACATTGAATTTGACTTCAAAGGAGATCCTCTGGGTGGAGTCATCAGCAACT ATCTGCTGGAGAAGTCACGTGTGGTGAAACAgccaagaggagagaggaactTCCACGTCTTTTATCAGCTCTTGTCTGGAGCCTCCGACGACACACTCA AGAAGCTGAAGCTGTACCGGGACTTCAGCAAGTACAACTACCTGAGTCTGGACTCAGCCGTGGTCAATGGGCTGGATGATGCAGCCAACTTCAGGACAGTCAGA AATGCCATGCAGATTGTGGGCTTCATGGAGGACGAGGTGCAGTCGGTGCTGGAGCTGGTGGCGGCCGTGCTGAAGCTCGGCAATATCGAGTTCAAGCCAGAGTCGCGCTGTAATGGTACAGATGAGAGTCGCATCAAAGACAAAAACG ATTTGAAGGAGATGTGTGAGCTGCTCGGGATTGAACAGTCAGTGCTGGAGAGGGCATTCAGTTACCGCACAGTAGAGGCCAAGATGGAGAAAGTGTCCACGACCCTGAATGTGGCCCAG GCCTACTATGCCAGAGATGCCCTTGCCAAAAATCTCTACAGTCGTCTGTTTAGCTGGCTAGTTACCAGGATCAACGAAAGCATCAAA GCACAAACTAAAACTCGACACAAGGTCATGGGTGTCCTGGACATCTATGGCTTTGAGATATTTGAG GATGGA GACAACAGCTTTGAGCAGTTTATCATCAACTACTGCAacgagaagctgcagcagatcTTCATTGAGCTGACCCTGCGCGAAGAGCAGGAAGAATATGTCAGAGAG gGCATCGAGTGGACTAACATTGAATATTTCAACAACGCTATTATCTGCGACCTCATTGAGAAT AACCAAAATGGCATCTTGGCCATGTTGGATGAGGAGTGCCTGAGGCCTGGGACAGTCACAGATGAGACCTTCCTGGACAAACTTAACACTGTCTGTGCTGAGCACCAACACTTTGAGAGTCGCCTCAGCAAGAATTCGAAGTTTCTCAACGACCACAGCCTGCCACACAGTTGCTTCCGCATCCAGCACTACGCCGGCAAG GTGTTGTACCGCGTCGAGGGATTTGTAGACAAGAACAACGACCTGTTATACAGAGACCTGTCACAGGCCATGTACAAGGCTAACCACAGCCTCATCAAACAGCTGTTCCCTGAGGGCAACCCTGCCAAAGTCAACCTGAAGAGACCACCCACTGCTGGATTCCAGTTCAAAGCATCAGTGGGCACTCTGATGAGGAACCTGCAGACCAAGAACCCAAACTACATCCG CTGCATCAAGCCCAATGACAAGAAGGCATCCCACATCTTCACCGAGTCTCTGGTGCGCCATCAGGTGCGCTACCTGGGCCTGATGGAGAATGTCCGTGTGCGGAGAGCAGGCTATGCCTTCCGCCAGGCCTATGAGCCCTGCCTGGAACGCTACAAAATGCTCTGCAAACGGACCTGGCCCCATTGGAGAGGGCCTGCCAg GGAAGGAGTGGAGGTGCTGATGGCCGACCTCCAGGTTCCAGCAGAAGAGTTTTCCTATGGTCGCTCCAAGATCTTCATCAGGAACCCAAGAACG CTCTTCTtcttggaggagaggaggaggcaatgCCTGCAAGACCTGGCCACGCTCATTCAGAAGATCTACCGTGGCTGGAAGTGCCGCAGTCAgttcctgctgctgaaacagaGCCAGATAGTGGTGGCAGCATGGTACCGTCGATATGCG CAACAAAAGAAGTACCAGAGGATCAAGAGCGCCACCACTGTGGTGCAGTCCTACACCAGAGGATGGCAG GCCCGCAAACTCCTGAGAGAGCTGAAATATCAGAAGAGATGTGAAGAGGCAGCGACCACCATCGCAGCCTACTGGCACGGCACCCAG GCTCGCAGGGAGCTGAGGAGACTGAAGGAAGAGGCCAGACGTAAGCATGCTGTCGCTGTGATTTGGGCCTACTGGCAGGGACTCAAG GTCCGCAGAGAGTACAGAAAATACTTCAGGGCAAATGCAGGCAAGAAGATCTATGACTTCACCATCCAGAGAATT CTGCAAAAGTACTTCCTGGGTCTGAAGAGCACCATGCCCTCCATGTCACCCATAGACAAGAACTGGCCTGCTAGGCCTTATCTCTTCCTGGATGGAACCCACACAGAGCTCCGGAGAATCTTCCATCTCTGGAGG tgcaAGAAATACAGGAGCCagttcacagaggagaagaaggcgGTGTATGAGGAGAAGCTGGAGGCAAGTGAGATCTTCAAGGATAAAAAGGCTCTCTACCCAAGCAG tgTGAGCCAGCCCTTCAAAGGAGATTACCTGGAGATCAGCAAGAACCCCAAGTATCAGAAACTCAGCAGTGCTATGGATGAGAAGGTTCTGCTGGCTGATGTGGTTAACAAGATTAACAGAGCTAATGGCAAG GGAACAGCTCGAATCTTCCTGCTGACTAAGAAGAGCGTCGTCCTGGCTGACCAGAAGACAGGCCAAGTGAAGGCTAGTGTCCCTCTGCCAGATCTCACTAGTGTGTCGGTCAGCACACAGAGTGATGGCTTCTTTGCTCTCAAACTCAAAGAG GgctcagcctcagcagtcaAAGGAGACTTCTTGCTCAGCAGTGAGCACCTAATCGAGATCATCACCAAGCTCCACCGCATTGGAGCCACGGCTGCAGACAGGGAGCAGCTCAACGTTGACATCTCAGACGA GTTTCTGGTGCAGTTCAAGCAGGACAAAGTATGTGTGAAATTCATCCAGGGAGCCCCCAAGAATGGCAACAGTGTGTCCTGCAAGCGCAAGAACAACCGCCTGCTGGAGGTGTCGGTGCCCTCGACAGCATAA
- the myo1b gene encoding unconventional myosin-Ib isoform X7, giving the protein MEVKTSLLDNMIGVGDMVLLEPLSEDSFLENLKNRFDHSEIYTYIGSVVISMNPYRSLPIYTPDKVEEYRNRNFYELSPHIYALADEAYRSLRDQDKDQCILITGESGAGKTEASKLVMSYVAAVCGKGQEVNKVKEQLLQSNPVLEAFGNAKTVRNDNSSRFGKYMDIEFDFKGDPLGGVISNYLLEKSRVVKQPRGERNFHVFYQLLSGASDDTLKKLKLYRDFSKYNYLSLDSAVVNGLDDAANFRTVRNAMQIVGFMEDEVQSVLELVAAVLKLGNIEFKPESRCNGTDESRIKDKNDLKEMCELLGIEQSVLERAFSYRTVEAKMEKVSTTLNVAQAYYARDALAKNLYSRLFSWLVTRINESIKAQTKTRHKVMGVLDIYGFEIFEDGDNSFEQFIINYCNEKLQQIFIELTLREEQEEYVREGIEWTNIEYFNNAIICDLIENNQNGILAMLDEECLRPGTVTDETFLDKLNTVCAEHQHFESRLSKNSKFLNDHSLPHSCFRIQHYAGKVLYRVEGFVDKNNDLLYRDLSQAMYKANHSLIKQLFPEGNPAKVNLKRPPTAGFQFKASVGTLMRNLQTKNPNYIRCIKPNDKKASHIFTESLVRHQVRYLGLMENVRVRRAGYAFRQAYEPCLERYKMLCKRTWPHWRGPAREGVEVLMADLQVPAEEFSYGRSKIFIRNPRTLFFLEERRRQCLQDLATLIQKIYRGWKCRSQFLLLKQSQIVVAAWYRRYAQQKKYQRIKSATTVVQSYTRGWQARKLLRELKYQKRCEEAATTIAAYWHGTQVRREYRKYFRANAGKKIYDFTIQRILQKYFLGLKSTMPSMSPIDKNWPARPYLFLDGTHTELRRIFHLWRCKKYRSQFTEEKKAVYEEKLEASEIFKDKKALYPSSVSQPFKGDYLEISKNPKYQKLSSAMDEKVLLADVVNKINRANGKGTARIFLLTKKSVVLADQKTGQVKASVPLPDLTSVSVSTQSDGFFALKLKEGSASAVKGDFLLSSEHLIEIITKLHRIGATAADREQLNVDISDEFLVQFKQDKVCVKFIQGAPKNGNSVSCKRKNNRLLEVSVPSTA; this is encoded by the exons CTATGCTTTGGCAGATGAGGCCTATCGTTCACTGAGGGACCAGGACAAGGATCAGTGCATCCTCATCACAGGGGAGAGTGGGGCTGGGAAAACTG aggCCAGCAAGCTGGTGATGTCATATGTGGCAGCGGTGTGTGGGAAGGGCCAGGAGGTGAATAAGGTCAaagaacagctgctgcagtccaACCCTGTGCTGGAGG CTTTTGGAAACGCCAAAACTGTGAGGAATGACAACTCATCCAGATTT GGAAAGTACATGGACATTGAATTTGACTTCAAAGGAGATCCTCTGGGTGGAGTCATCAGCAACT ATCTGCTGGAGAAGTCACGTGTGGTGAAACAgccaagaggagagaggaactTCCACGTCTTTTATCAGCTCTTGTCTGGAGCCTCCGACGACACACTCA AGAAGCTGAAGCTGTACCGGGACTTCAGCAAGTACAACTACCTGAGTCTGGACTCAGCCGTGGTCAATGGGCTGGATGATGCAGCCAACTTCAGGACAGTCAGA AATGCCATGCAGATTGTGGGCTTCATGGAGGACGAGGTGCAGTCGGTGCTGGAGCTGGTGGCGGCCGTGCTGAAGCTCGGCAATATCGAGTTCAAGCCAGAGTCGCGCTGTAATGGTACAGATGAGAGTCGCATCAAAGACAAAAACG ATTTGAAGGAGATGTGTGAGCTGCTCGGGATTGAACAGTCAGTGCTGGAGAGGGCATTCAGTTACCGCACAGTAGAGGCCAAGATGGAGAAAGTGTCCACGACCCTGAATGTGGCCCAG GCCTACTATGCCAGAGATGCCCTTGCCAAAAATCTCTACAGTCGTCTGTTTAGCTGGCTAGTTACCAGGATCAACGAAAGCATCAAA GCACAAACTAAAACTCGACACAAGGTCATGGGTGTCCTGGACATCTATGGCTTTGAGATATTTGAG GATGGA GACAACAGCTTTGAGCAGTTTATCATCAACTACTGCAacgagaagctgcagcagatcTTCATTGAGCTGACCCTGCGCGAAGAGCAGGAAGAATATGTCAGAGAG gGCATCGAGTGGACTAACATTGAATATTTCAACAACGCTATTATCTGCGACCTCATTGAGAAT AACCAAAATGGCATCTTGGCCATGTTGGATGAGGAGTGCCTGAGGCCTGGGACAGTCACAGATGAGACCTTCCTGGACAAACTTAACACTGTCTGTGCTGAGCACCAACACTTTGAGAGTCGCCTCAGCAAGAATTCGAAGTTTCTCAACGACCACAGCCTGCCACACAGTTGCTTCCGCATCCAGCACTACGCCGGCAAG GTGTTGTACCGCGTCGAGGGATTTGTAGACAAGAACAACGACCTGTTATACAGAGACCTGTCACAGGCCATGTACAAGGCTAACCACAGCCTCATCAAACAGCTGTTCCCTGAGGGCAACCCTGCCAAAGTCAACCTGAAGAGACCACCCACTGCTGGATTCCAGTTCAAAGCATCAGTGGGCACTCTGATGAGGAACCTGCAGACCAAGAACCCAAACTACATCCG CTGCATCAAGCCCAATGACAAGAAGGCATCCCACATCTTCACCGAGTCTCTGGTGCGCCATCAGGTGCGCTACCTGGGCCTGATGGAGAATGTCCGTGTGCGGAGAGCAGGCTATGCCTTCCGCCAGGCCTATGAGCCCTGCCTGGAACGCTACAAAATGCTCTGCAAACGGACCTGGCCCCATTGGAGAGGGCCTGCCAg GGAAGGAGTGGAGGTGCTGATGGCCGACCTCCAGGTTCCAGCAGAAGAGTTTTCCTATGGTCGCTCCAAGATCTTCATCAGGAACCCAAGAACG CTCTTCTtcttggaggagaggaggaggcaatgCCTGCAAGACCTGGCCACGCTCATTCAGAAGATCTACCGTGGCTGGAAGTGCCGCAGTCAgttcctgctgctgaaacagaGCCAGATAGTGGTGGCAGCATGGTACCGTCGATATGCG CAACAAAAGAAGTACCAGAGGATCAAGAGCGCCACCACTGTGGTGCAGTCCTACACCAGAGGATGGCAG GCCCGCAAACTCCTGAGAGAGCTGAAATATCAGAAGAGATGTGAAGAGGCAGCGACCACCATCGCAGCCTACTGGCACGGCACCCAG GTCCGCAGAGAGTACAGAAAATACTTCAGGGCAAATGCAGGCAAGAAGATCTATGACTTCACCATCCAGAGAATT CTGCAAAAGTACTTCCTGGGTCTGAAGAGCACCATGCCCTCCATGTCACCCATAGACAAGAACTGGCCTGCTAGGCCTTATCTCTTCCTGGATGGAACCCACACAGAGCTCCGGAGAATCTTCCATCTCTGGAGG tgcaAGAAATACAGGAGCCagttcacagaggagaagaaggcgGTGTATGAGGAGAAGCTGGAGGCAAGTGAGATCTTCAAGGATAAAAAGGCTCTCTACCCAAGCAG tgTGAGCCAGCCCTTCAAAGGAGATTACCTGGAGATCAGCAAGAACCCCAAGTATCAGAAACTCAGCAGTGCTATGGATGAGAAGGTTCTGCTGGCTGATGTGGTTAACAAGATTAACAGAGCTAATGGCAAG GGAACAGCTCGAATCTTCCTGCTGACTAAGAAGAGCGTCGTCCTGGCTGACCAGAAGACAGGCCAAGTGAAGGCTAGTGTCCCTCTGCCAGATCTCACTAGTGTGTCGGTCAGCACACAGAGTGATGGCTTCTTTGCTCTCAAACTCAAAGAG GgctcagcctcagcagtcaAAGGAGACTTCTTGCTCAGCAGTGAGCACCTAATCGAGATCATCACCAAGCTCCACCGCATTGGAGCCACGGCTGCAGACAGGGAGCAGCTCAACGTTGACATCTCAGACGA GTTTCTGGTGCAGTTCAAGCAGGACAAAGTATGTGTGAAATTCATCCAGGGAGCCCCCAAGAATGGCAACAGTGTGTCCTGCAAGCGCAAGAACAACCGCCTGCTGGAGGTGTCGGTGCCCTCGACAGCATAA